Proteins encoded together in one Lathyrus oleraceus cultivar Zhongwan6 chromosome 5, CAAS_Psat_ZW6_1.0, whole genome shotgun sequence window:
- the LOC127087960 gene encoding uncharacterized protein LOC127087960 yields MGAPILRQTFEPYSVTFDGIVCSVDMPAGMKEHSRHRKNACMYYPTALITSHHLRRNSTTATELPVPTEHDSPTPKIPFSILQQKYGIEAFIKQGTVYIGTGGRIWYSSAVQYSCYR; encoded by the exons ATGGGAGCTCCTATTTTGAGGCAAACATTTGAACCGTATTCCGTCACTTTCGACGGTATTGTATGCTCAGTTGATATGCCAGCGGGAATGAAGGAACACAGTAGACACAGGAAAAACGCTTGTATGTACTATCCAACAGCCTTGATTACCTCTCATCATCTCCGTCGCAACTCGACCACTGCAACGGAGTTACCTGTTCCAACTGAACATGACAGTCCGACACCAAAGATTCCATTCTCGATCCTTCAACAGAAATACGGAATAGAGGCCTTCATCAAACAG GGGACTGTATACATCGGTACTGGCGGGAGGATTTGGTATTCTAGTGCAGTGCAATACAGTTGTTACAGATAA